The genomic DNA CTGCTCGCGAAGGCGGCCTGCCAGCCGACCAGTTTCTGGCGGGTGTACTCGATCCCATTGTGGGAGCGAGCCTGCTCGCGAAGGCGGCCTGCCAGCCGACCAGTTTCTGGCGGGTGTACTCGATCCCATTGTGGGAGCGAGCCTGCTCGCGAAGGCGGCCTGCCAGCCGACCAATATCTAACAGATGTAATCAACCCACCTGTAGGAGCTGCCGAAGGCTCGGGCCGCGATCGGACGATCTTTTGATCTGCTTTGGCTTTGGCTTTGGCTTTGGCTTTGGCTTTTGATCTTGCTCTTCAGGCCCATCGGCAGGCCGAGCGAAGGTGTTCATCCGGGGGGTAGGCGCGTAGCGCCGTGCGGCGAAGCCGCATTCATCGAGAGGAGGTGCAGCGAAGCAAACCGTAGGCGATGCCCCCGGATGGACACCGTAGCGAGGGAACACTGAGCCTAGGCGAAGTGCCGTACGTCAGGGTAAAGCCTTTTGGGTTACCTTTTCGGCGTTTGGAAAAGGTGACCCGCCGTAATGGCGGAACCCTAATCAGCCATCACCGCAGCAACGGATATGCCCCCAAACCCAAAAAAACAAAATCAAAAGATCAGCAATGGCGGCCTGTCAGCCAACCGACATCTATCTGGCTCAACATTGATGCAAAAAAGGTTCTTCACGGATTACCGGGAAAGACGCTCTTGATTTTCATGAAAAAGAATTCGCTATCCCGGTAACCGTACGCCATCCGTTTGATAACCTTTATTCGATTGTTTATGCCTTCCAACTGCCCCGTGTGCATCGGCCAGCGAACCCGGCTGACGATTCCCCGCCAGTAACCCTTTAGCCGTTTGGCGAACAGGATCAGAGCCGGTATCGCGCTTTCATCAGCGTGGCGCAGCCATTGCTTCCAGGCTGATCTCCAGCCCCAGGCGGTACTTGGCGTCCAGAGCGTTTTGAGTTCAGCGTTCATCAAGTAGACCGTCATCAACGCTTGGTTGGCCGCCAGCAAATCCTCCAAGCGGACCTGTTGCTCCGGTGTTTTCAGGTTCTGCGGGTTGCGCAGGAGCAGCCAACGCGCTTGCTTGATGACCTTTCGGGCCGGCTTGTCGTGACGCAGTCGATTGGCTTCGTCGACGCGAACCCGATCAATCACCTCTCGGCCATATTTGGCCACCACATGGAAAAGATCGTAGACCACTCGCGCTTTTGGGCAGTGCTGACGAACCTCCAGATCAAAAGCGGTGTTCATGTCCATTGCCACCGCTTCGATTCGGGCGCACCCCTCTGGCCCCAGCTCTTCGAAAAATGGCCTGACCGCCGCCCGGCTGCGGCCTTCGCCGATCCACAGCACCCGTCGCGTATCCGCATCCAGAACAACGCTGGCATAACGATGACCTTTGAACAATGCGAACTCGTCCATCACCAAACGTCGCGGTTGCGCCTTTGGCAAAACGCTCAATGCTGCTTGCAAGGCTCGACGCTCCAGCACCCGAACGGTCTCCCAATGCAGCCCAAACATCTGCGCTACGTGCAACGTGGGAAGGCGTTCACAGGCTTGAATGACCGCCTCTGCCAGACGCCGTGTCATACGGGCATAGCGATCCAGCCAACTGACGGCCTCCATGCGTTTGCCACAGTCGCGGCAACCAACGCGTCGGAGCAAAACGCTCAGGCGTACTGCGCGACCGAGAATGGGTAAATCACGAATGACTCGCTGGCAATACTCATGCGTGGTTGAACAGGGTTTTTGGCACCCACCACAGGAAGGGAATCGGGTGGCGTGGGGTGTAAGATCGATCTGGAGGGCATCACCATCAGGCTTGATCGTGACGACAGAAAAGCCCTCCCAAAAAGGAAGGAAAGTATTAATATCGCGCATAAGAACGCCGGTTTGTTAGATGTGTTTGCTCGCACGAACATCATCAAGCAAATCGGCGTTCTTGTTTCTGTGTTTCCCGGGATTCCGTGAAGAACCAAAAAAAAGCCCCCGACAAACCAGAGGTCTGTCAGGGGCTTTTTTCATTCAGGTGTCTTTCGGCACCTGAACGGGCTCAGCTTATTGGCAAGCTTCGCAATCCGGCTCGTCAATCGCGCAAGCCTTTGGCACTGGAGCAGGACCGGCAGGTGCTGCCAGAACCGAATCGTCGCCGTGGTTGCCGCCGCTGGAAACAGCGTTCAGCTTGCCGGTGTTGATGGTCGACTTCTCGGTGCTGGTCGCGGCCAGGGCACGGAGGTAGTAGGTGGTTTTCAGGCCACGGTACCAGGCCATGCGGTAGGTCACGTCGAGCTTCTTGCCCGAGGCGCCGGCGATGTACAGGTTCAGCGACTGGGCCTGGT from Pseudomonas baetica includes the following:
- a CDS encoding ISL3 family transposase encodes the protein MKPDGDALQIDLTPHATRFPSCGGCQKPCSTTHEYCQRVIRDLPILGRAVRLSVLLRRVGCRDCGKRMEAVSWLDRYARMTRRLAEAVIQACERLPTLHVAQMFGLHWETVRVLERRALQAALSVLPKAQPRRLVMDEFALFKGHRYASVVLDADTRRVLWIGEGRSRAAVRPFFEELGPEGCARIEAVAMDMNTAFDLEVRQHCPKARVVYDLFHVVAKYGREVIDRVRVDEANRLRHDKPARKVIKQARWLLLRNPQNLKTPEQQVRLEDLLAANQALMTVYLMNAELKTLWTPSTAWGWRSAWKQWLRHADESAIPALILFAKRLKGYWRGIVSRVRWPMHTGQLEGINNRIKVIKRMAYGYRDSEFFFMKIKSVFPGNP